A stretch of Planctomycetota bacterium DNA encodes these proteins:
- a CDS encoding MOSC domain-containing protein, whose product MRVLSVNTARPRLLVHSGHSYTTAINKQPVDGPVAVSHEHVGDDRQADRENHGGPHMAICVYPREHYGPVGDFLGVALDVPSFGENFTTEGLDETVISIGDTLSVGSAAVQVTKPRQPCSKLARKHDRPDLLPYIHETGYTGFYLRVLTPGSVRAGDAITLVHRPHPELTVAATMRAMFNADTDPAFYEKLVACEELAPDWRGRFARKL is encoded by the coding sequence ATGCGTGTGCTGAGCGTCAACACCGCCCGTCCGCGCCTGCTTGTTCACAGCGGGCACAGCTACACCACCGCCATCAACAAGCAGCCGGTCGACGGCCCGGTTGCCGTGTCGCATGAACACGTCGGTGACGATCGGCAGGCGGACCGGGAAAATCACGGCGGGCCGCACATGGCGATCTGCGTGTACCCGCGCGAACACTACGGCCCCGTCGGCGACTTTCTCGGCGTGGCGCTCGACGTGCCGAGCTTCGGCGAGAACTTCACCACCGAAGGCCTCGACGAAACGGTGATCTCGATCGGCGATACGCTGAGCGTCGGGTCGGCGGCGGTGCAGGTCACCAAGCCGCGACAGCCGTGCTCGAAGCTCGCGCGCAAGCACGATCGTCCCGACCTGCTGCCGTACATTCACGAAACGGGCTACACGGGCTTCTACCTCCGCGTGCTGACCCCCGGAAGCGTGCGAGCGGGTGATGCGATCACGCTCGTCCACCGGCCGCATCCCGAGTTGACCGTCGCCGCGACGATGCGCGCGATGTTCAACGCCGACACCGATCCGGCGTTCTACGAAAAGCTCGTCGCGTGCGAGGAGCTCGCCCCGGATTGGCGGGGGCGATTTGCTAGGAAATTGTGA
- the ligA gene encoding NAD-dependent DNA ligase LigA: MSKSNLDEARKRAAKLREEIERHNRLYYVQAAPQITDQQFDALLKGLQDLEAAHPELVTSDSPTQRVGGEPIEGFDTVEHASPMMSIDNTYDEQDLRKWMARNEKNLAAEGGGLFGEAIGYVCMPKIDGVAISLRYEQGKLIRAVTRGDGRRGDDITANAKTIRAIPLSLESTQKHPVPDVIDIRGEVFMTFDTFNKINAEREAAGEALFANPRNFTAGTLKQLDPKVTARRSLRFYAHSRGIVEPDHAGSFSDYLEALKSWGVPVTAGTERFDDADKVWRYIADYDKQRRAWAYPVDGVVVTIDRFDQQRALGETSKAPRWRIAYKYAPDQATTKLMQVDWQVGKIGKLTPRATMEPVELAGTTVSHATLHNFGYITKLDIRLHDHVVVEKAGEIIPQVVEVKKDQRTGHEKKIHPPEKCPECGGPVEIIMDPDRVKKVEKDAENHEPIGDADETGRFCINPECPAQFREKLIWFAHRGQMDIDGLGEKLVDQLLAHNLVHHFADLYALKAEQLAGLERMGEKSAANVIEGIAASKQRGMARVLGSLGVRHIGSATARTLAMHFEDVDALMGAEEAALTQVPDVGPIVAASLHKYLHSAAGRATLHGLRDAGVDLTSREYQQRASTPDSPFKGKTIVLTGTLAHFKREDLKEKLEGLGAKVSGSVSKKTDFVIAGEEAGSKLDKAQALGVEVWDEAKLMATMKKL, encoded by the coding sequence ATGTCCAAGTCGAACCTTGATGAAGCACGCAAGCGAGCGGCGAAGCTGCGCGAGGAGATCGAGCGGCACAATCGGCTCTACTACGTTCAGGCCGCGCCGCAGATCACCGATCAGCAGTTCGACGCCCTGCTCAAGGGGCTGCAAGACCTCGAAGCCGCCCACCCCGAACTGGTCACGTCCGACAGCCCCACCCAGCGCGTCGGCGGCGAACCCATCGAGGGCTTCGACACCGTCGAACACGCCTCGCCGATGATGTCGATCGACAATACCTACGACGAACAAGACCTGCGTAAATGGATGGCCCGGAACGAAAAGAACCTCGCGGCCGAGGGCGGCGGGCTCTTCGGCGAGGCGATCGGGTATGTGTGCATGCCCAAGATCGACGGCGTGGCGATCAGTCTGCGCTATGAGCAGGGCAAACTCATCCGGGCCGTCACGCGCGGCGACGGCCGGCGGGGCGACGACATCACCGCCAACGCCAAAACCATCCGCGCCATTCCCCTTTCCCTCGAGTCCACACAAAAACATCCCGTCCCCGACGTGATCGACATCCGCGGCGAAGTCTTCATGACCTTCGACACCTTCAACAAGATCAACGCCGAGCGCGAGGCCGCCGGGGAGGCCCTCTTCGCCAACCCGCGCAACTTCACCGCCGGGACGCTCAAGCAGCTTGACCCCAAGGTCACCGCCCGTCGCTCCCTCCGCTTCTACGCCCACAGCCGCGGCATCGTCGAACCCGATCACGCCGGGTCGTTTTCCGACTACCTCGAAGCGCTCAAGTCATGGGGCGTGCCCGTCACCGCCGGGACGGAGCGATTCGACGATGCGGACAAGGTCTGGCGATACATCGCCGACTACGACAAGCAGCGCCGCGCCTGGGCCTACCCCGTCGACGGCGTCGTCGTCACCATCGACCGCTTCGACCAGCAGCGCGCCCTGGGCGAAACCAGCAAAGCCCCGCGCTGGCGCATCGCCTACAAATACGCCCCCGATCAGGCGACGACGAAACTGATGCAAGTCGATTGGCAGGTGGGCAAGATCGGAAAGCTCACGCCGCGCGCGACCATGGAACCCGTCGAACTCGCCGGGACCACCGTCTCGCACGCCACGCTGCACAACTTCGGCTACATCACCAAGCTCGACATCCGCCTTCACGATCACGTCGTCGTCGAGAAGGCCGGCGAAATCATCCCGCAGGTCGTCGAGGTCAAAAAGGACCAGCGCACCGGGCACGAGAAGAAGATTCATCCGCCCGAAAAATGCCCCGAGTGCGGCGGGCCGGTCGAGATCATCATGGACCCCGACCGCGTCAAAAAAGTCGAAAAAGACGCGGAAAATCACGAGCCGATCGGCGATGCCGACGAAACCGGGCGCTTCTGCATCAACCCCGAATGCCCCGCGCAGTTCCGCGAGAAACTCATCTGGTTCGCCCATCGCGGACAGATGGACATCGACGGCCTGGGCGAGAAGCTCGTCGATCAACTGCTCGCCCACAACCTCGTGCATCACTTCGCCGACCTGTACGCGCTGAAGGCGGAGCAGCTTGCGGGGCTGGAGCGCATGGGCGAGAAGTCGGCGGCGAACGTCATCGAAGGCATCGCGGCGTCGAAGCAGCGCGGGATGGCGCGCGTGCTCGGATCGTTGGGCGTGCGGCATATCGGATCGGCGACGGCGCGGACACTGGCGATGCATTTTGAGGATGTGGACGCGCTGATGGGGGCGGAGGAGGCGGCGCTGACGCAAGTGCCGGATGTCGGGCCGATCGTGGCGGCTTCGCTGCACAAGTATCTGCACTCGGCGGCGGGGCGGGCGACGCTGCACGGGCTGCGCGATGCGGGCGTGGACCTGACAAGCCGGGAGTATCAGCAGCGCGCTTCGACGCCCGACTCGCCCTTCAAGGGCAAGACCATCGTGCTCACCGGCACGCTGGCGCACTTCAAGCGGGAGGATCTCAAGGAGAAGCTCGAAGGGCTCGGCGCGAAGGTGTCGGGGAGCGTCTCCAAGAAGACGGACTTCGTCATCGCCGGCGAGGAGGCGGGGAGCAAGCTCGACAAGGCGCAGGCGCTGGGGGTCGAAGTGTGGGACGAGGCGAAGCTGATGGCGACGATGAAGAAGTTGTGA
- a CDS encoding PEP-CTERM sorting domain-containing protein, whose protein sequence is MMHGLQRVWIACAASLICVGSAKASLVAWWELDDADGSAAVHATVGSDGTYNNFNTGDWENAGSPGDASAPANSVNLDAVGAAHYLDLGSSGGPLNGLAHFTISMWVQMDSTSVDMTFLSVGQFTTGQPLVFWRDEDDSLGGGTNNNTIAALVGNARVSGSNNVLANTGWHHVALTFAPNLSTGLQLYVDGVNVTAHRSGTTASSFSTITTKVLRAGQVSDAVSASKQFDGHMDEIAIYDETLNAHAISVLAGGAAATAVIPEPTSMMLLGLGSLVLMRRSRMRVA, encoded by the coding sequence ATGATGCATGGGTTGCAACGCGTATGGATCGCATGTGCGGCGAGTCTGATCTGTGTCGGCTCGGCGAAGGCGAGCTTGGTCGCGTGGTGGGAACTGGATGATGCGGACGGGTCGGCGGCCGTGCACGCCACGGTCGGTTCCGATGGCACGTACAACAATTTCAACACGGGCGACTGGGAGAACGCCGGTTCGCCCGGCGACGCCAGCGCGCCGGCGAACTCCGTGAACCTCGACGCCGTCGGGGCCGCGCACTATCTGGACTTGGGCTCGAGCGGCGGGCCGCTCAACGGGCTGGCGCACTTCACGATTTCGATGTGGGTTCAGATGGACAGCACGTCCGTGGACATGACCTTCCTGTCCGTCGGTCAGTTCACCACGGGGCAGCCCCTCGTGTTCTGGCGCGATGAGGACGATTCGCTGGGCGGCGGGACCAACAACAACACCATCGCCGCCCTCGTCGGCAACGCCCGCGTGTCCGGCTCCAACAACGTGCTGGCCAATACCGGCTGGCATCATGTCGCGCTCACCTTCGCGCCGAATCTGTCCACGGGGCTTCAACTCTACGTCGATGGCGTGAACGTCACCGCCCATCGCTCCGGCACCACCGCCTCGAGCTTCTCCACCATCACCACCAAAGTCCTCCGCGCCGGGCAGGTCTCCGACGCCGTCAGCGCCTCCAAGCAGTTCGACGGACACATGGACGAGATCGCCATCTATGACGAAACGCTCAATGCCCATGCAATCTCCGTCCTGGCCGGCGGGGCGGCGGCGACGGCGGTGATTCCCGAGCCGACGTCAATGATGCTGCTGGGTCTTGGATCGCTCGTGCTGATGCGCCGCTCACGGATGCGCGTGGCATAG
- a CDS encoding TerC/Alx family metal homeostasis membrane protein — protein MTVFVWIGFIVMILGMLALDLGVFHRRDAVISLRASLGWTAVWVAVSLLFNVGIYFMYDYHLLGIGERIGTDLGGRQAAMEFLSGYLIEKSLSIDNIFVIAAIFSYFHVPEALKHRVLFWGVLGALVLRGAMIGVGAALINRFEWLEYVLGAVLIVTALKMLFAHESDAHPDRNPLVKLARKFYPVTRDYEGHHFFSHLGGRRAITPLMLVLLAVESMDAVFAVDSIPAIFGVTREPFIVFTSNVFAVLGLRSLYFALAAVLDRFEKLKYSLVFILIFVGVKMLISHWVAIETWFSLAVIVVSLATGMVVSMMTHGEANDDDDDADEPGA, from the coding sequence ATGACCGTCTTCGTGTGGATCGGTTTCATCGTGATGATTCTGGGGATGCTGGCGCTGGACCTGGGCGTGTTTCATCGCCGGGACGCGGTGATCAGTCTGCGCGCGTCGCTGGGTTGGACGGCGGTGTGGGTGGCGGTGTCGCTTTTGTTCAACGTCGGCATCTATTTCATGTACGACTATCACCTTTTGGGCATCGGCGAACGCATCGGCACGGACCTGGGCGGGCGGCAGGCGGCGATGGAGTTCCTGTCCGGCTACCTCATCGAAAAGTCGCTGAGCATCGACAACATTTTCGTCATCGCCGCGATATTCTCGTACTTTCACGTGCCCGAAGCCCTCAAGCATCGCGTGCTTTTCTGGGGCGTGCTCGGGGCGCTGGTCCTGCGCGGGGCGATGATCGGCGTCGGGGCGGCGCTGATCAACCGTTTCGAATGGCTCGAATACGTGCTCGGCGCGGTGCTGATCGTCACCGCTTTGAAAATGCTCTTCGCGCATGAGTCCGATGCCCATCCGGATCGCAACCCGCTGGTGAAACTGGCGCGGAAGTTTTATCCCGTGACGCGCGATTATGAGGGGCATCATTTTTTCTCGCACCTTGGCGGCCGGCGGGCCATCACGCCGCTCATGCTCGTGCTGCTGGCGGTCGAGAGCATGGACGCGGTGTTCGCGGTGGACTCGATCCCGGCGATCTTCGGCGTGACGCGCGAGCCGTTCATCGTCTTCACGTCCAACGTCTTCGCCGTGCTGGGCCTGCGAAGCTTGTACTTCGCCCTGGCCGCGGTGCTCGACCGGTTCGAGAAGCTCAAGTATTCGCTGGTGTTCATCCTGATCTTCGTCGGCGTGAAGATGCTCATCTCGCACTGGGTCGCGATCGAGACATGGTTCAGTCTGGCGGTGATCGTCGTGTCGCTGGCGACGGGGATGGTCGTGTCGATGATGACGCACGGTGAAGCGAATGATGATGATGACGATGCGGATGAACCCGGCGCGTGA